A single window of Camelus ferus isolate YT-003-E chromosome 7, BCGSAC_Cfer_1.0, whole genome shotgun sequence DNA harbors:
- the NT5C3A gene encoding cytosolic 5'-nucleotidase 3A isoform X2, whose protein sequence is MPNQDSAVHVKMMPELQKSSVRIKNLERVEEIICGLIKGGAAKLQIITDFDMTLSRFSYKGKRCPSCHNVIDNCKLITEECREKLLQLKEKYYAIEIDPVLTIEEKYPYIVEWYTKSHGLLVEQALPKAKLKEIVEESDIMLKEGYENFFDKLQQYSIPVFIFSAGIGDVLEEVIRQAGVYYPNVKVVSNFMDFDDNGLLKGFKGELIHVFNKHDGSLKNTEYFNQLKNNSNIILLGDSQGDLKMADGVANVEYILKIGYLNDRVDELLEKYMESYDIVLVKDESLEVANSILQKIL, encoded by the exons ATGCCTAATCAAGATTCTGCTGTACATGTGAAAATG aTGCCAGAATTACAGAAAAGTTCAGTTCGCATCAAGAACCTTGAAAGAGTAGAAGAAATTATCTGTGGTCTTATCAAAGGAGGCGCTGCCAAACTTCAG ATAATAACAGACTTTGATATGACACTGAGTCGATTTTCCTACAAAGGGAAAAGATGCCCATCATGTCATA ATGTCATTGACAACTGTAAGCTAATTACAGAAGAATGTCGAGAAAAG ttATTACAACTAAAGGAAAAGTATTATGCTATTGAAATTGATCCTGTTCTTACTATAGAAGAGAAGTACCCTTATATAGTAGAATG GTATACTAAATCACATGGTTTGCTTGTTGAACAGGCTTTACCAAAAGCCAAACTTAAAGAAATTGTAGAAGAATCTGACATTATGCTCAA GGAAGGATATGAGAATTTCTTTGATAAGCTCCAACAGTACAGTATCCCTGTGTTCATATTTTCGGCTGGTATTGGTGATGTACTAGAGGAGGTTATCCGTCAAGCTGGTGTCTATTATCCAAATGTCAAAGTAGTGTCCAACTTCATGGATTTTGATGACAAT ggGCTGCTCAAAGGATTTAAAGGGGAACTAATTCATGTGTTTAACAAGCATGATGGCTCCTTGAAGAATACAGAGTATTTCAATCAactaaaaaacaacagcaacataATTCTGCTGGGAGACTCCCAAGGGGACTTAAAAATGGCAGATGGAGTAGCCAATGTTGAATACATTCTGAAAATTGGATATCTAAATGATAGA GTGGATGAGCTTTTAGAAAAGTACATGGAATCTTACGATATTGTTCTAGTAAAAGATGAATCCTTGGAAGTAGCCAACTCTATCTTACAGAAGATCCTATGA